The following coding sequences are from one Triticum dicoccoides isolate Atlit2015 ecotype Zavitan chromosome 4A, WEW_v2.0, whole genome shotgun sequence window:
- the LOC119285055 gene encoding anaphase-promoting complex subunit 6-like isoform X1, translating to MLDTKFGFPPSSPAAAPPSRAPATGAAPNLKRRRREGEGDAGADADMREEAVERLRGVVRDSVGKHLYTSAIFLADKVAAATGDPADVYMLAQALFLGRHFRRALHVLNNSRLLRDLRFRFLAAKCLEELKEWHQCLMMLGDAKVDEHGNVLDQDDGSDIYFDKDAEDHEINIKSAICFLRGKAYEALDNRDLARQWYKAAVKVDPLCYEALECLVDNYMLTCEEESELLASLKFGKEDGWLSAFYSCLIRKHEKEYVVEAKFKELERESCSISSSSGQMMKNNIDVLACKAEYYHQSGEYQKCFELTSVLLERDPFHLKCTLVHLAAAMELGHSNDLYLLSCNLVKDYPQKAISWFAVGCYYYCIKKYDQARRYFGKATGLDGTFPPAWFGTGIAYAAQEEGDQAMAAFRTAARLFPGCHLPTLYMGMQYVRMHNFKLAEQFFMQAKSICPSDPLIYNELGVVAYNMKEYQNAVQWFELTLTHTSSSSNEMWEPTMVNLGHALRKLKQYKKAISYYEKALTFPTKTLSAFSGLAYTYQLMDDFEAAITYYHKALWLKPDDQFCTDMLTLALETSCQSTARRK from the exons ATGTTGGATACAAAATTCGGTTTCCCTCCCTCCTCCCCCGCAGCCGCGCCCCCATCCCGAGCCCCGGCCACAGGCGCAGCGCCGAATCTCAAGCGGAGGAGgcgagagggcgagggcgacgccGGCGCCGACGCGGACATGagagaggaggcggtggagaggctGCGCGGGGTGGTGCGGGACAGCGTCGGGAAACACCTCTACACGTCCGCCATCTTCCTCGCGGACAAGGTGGCCGCGGCCACGGGCGACCCCGCCGACGTCTACATGCTCGCGCAGGCGCTCTTCCTCGGCCGCCACTTCCGCCGCGCGCTCCACGTGCTCAACAACTCCCGCCTCCTCCGCGACCTGCGCTTCCGGTTCCTCGCCGCCAAGTGCCTC GAGGAATTGAAAGAATGGCACCAGTGTCTGATGATGCTTGGTGATGCCAAAGTTGACGAACATGGCAATGTTCTTGATCAGGATGATGGCAGTGACATCTATTTTGATAAGGACGCAGAAGATCACGAGATCAAT ATCAAATCAGCTATATGTTTCTTACGCGGCAAGGCGTATGAAGCACTGGATAATCGTGATCTTGCTCGGCAATG GTACAAGGCAGCAGTTAAAGTTGACCCGTTATGTTATGAG GCTCTCGAATGCCTTGTTGATAACTACATGTTAACGTGCGAGGAAG AATCTGAGTTATTGGCCTCTCTGAAATTCGGGAAAGAAGACGGGTGGCTGTCAGCATTCTACTCATGTTTGATTAGGAAG CATGAAAAAGAATATGTAGTGGAAGCAAAATTCAAGGAACTCGAACGCGAATCTTGCAGTATTTCTTCAAGTTCTGGTCAAATGATGAAAAATAACATCGATGTTTTGGCTTGCAAAGCTGAATACTATCATCAGAGTGGAGAATACCAAAAATGTTTTGAGCTCACATCTGT TTTACTTGAAAGGGATCCATTTCATTTAAAATGCACATTAGTGCATTTGGCTGCTGCTATGGAGCTTGggcattccaatgatctttatctcTTGTCATGCAATTTAGTGAAGGACTATCCTCAAAA AGCTATTTCCTGGTTTGCTGTGGGGTGCTATTACTACTGCATTAAGAAGTATGATCAAGCAAGGAGATACTTTGG CAAAGCTACAGGGTTAGATGGCACATTCCCTCCTGCTTGGTTTGGTACTGGTATTGCTTATGCTGCTCAAGAGGAGGGTGACCAGGCAATGGCTGCATTTAGGACAGCAGCTAGACTATTTCCTGG ATGTCATCTCCCTACTTTATACATGGGTATGCAATACGTGCGGATGCATAATTTCAAACTTGCGGAGCAG TTCTTCATGCAAGCGAAGTCCATTTGTCCATCGGATCCACTTATATATAACGAGCTGGGTGTTGTAGCTTATAATATGAAAGA ATATCAAAATGCAGTTCAGTGGTTTGAGTTAACCCTGACTCATACTTCATCGTCCTCGAATGAAATGTGGGAACCAACAATGGTGAATCTTGGACACGCACTGCGAAAACTGAA GCAATATAAAAAAGCAATATCATATTATGAAAAGGCGCTCACTTTTCCAACAAAAACTCTGAGCGCATTTTCTGGTCTTGCTTATACTTACCAACTTATG GATGATTTTGAAGCTGCCATAACTTACTACCACAAG GCTCTATGGTTGAAACCAGACGACCAGTTTTGCACTGACATGCTAACATTAGCTCTCGAGACCAGTTGCCAAAGCACCGCTCGGAGAAAATAG
- the LOC119285056 gene encoding transmembrane 9 superfamily member 3-like: MASPAARAASALLLLLALAVAGVLSDGSDHRYKLGDPVPLYANKVGPFHNPSETYRYFDLPFCSPEKVKEKSEALGEVLNGDRLVDAPYKLDFRTDHDSKAVCPKKLTKEDVAKFRNAVAKDYYFQMYYDDLPLWGFIGKVEKGGKPDPSEWKYYLYRHIIFDILYNNDRVIEINVHTDQSALVDLTEDKEVNVDFLYTVKWKETPTPFEKRMEKYSSSSNMPHHLEVHWFSIINSCVTVLLLTGFLATILMRVLKNDFVKYAHDEEAADDQEESGWKYIHGDVFRFPKNKSLFSAALGTGTQLFALTTFIFLLALVGVFYPYNRGALFTALVVIYALTSGIAGYIATSFYCQLEGMNWVRNLLLTGCLFCGPLFLTFCFLNTVAIAYSATAALPFGTICVIVLIWTLVTFPLLVLGGIAGKNSKSEFQAPCRTTKYPREIPPLPWYRTTVPQMAMAGFLPFSAIYIELYYIFASVWGHRIYTIYSILFIVFIILLIVTAFITVALTYFQLAAEDHEWWWRSFLCGGSTGFFVYGYCLYYYYARSDMSGFMQTSFFFGYMACICYAFFLMLGMVGFRAALFFVRHIYKSIKCE, from the exons ATGGCATCGCCGGCCGCGCGCGCGGCCTCGGCGCTCCTCCTCCTGctcgccctcgccgtcgccggcgTCCTCTCCGACGGCTCCGACCACCGCTACAAGCTCGGCGACCCCGTCCCGCTCTACGCCAACAAGGTCGGCCCCTTCCACAACCCCAG CGAGACGTACCGCTACTTCGACCTCCCCTTCTGCTCCCCGG AGAAAGTGAAGGAGAAGAGCGAGGCCCTCGGCGAGGTCCTCAATGGGGATCGGTTGGTCGATGCACCCTACAAGCTTGATTTCCGCACGGATCATGATTCCAAGGCGGTTTGCCCCAAGAAGCTTACCAAGGAGGACGTGGCCAAGTTCCGGAATGCCGTAGCCAAGGACTACTACTTCCAGATGTACTACGATGATCTCCCATTGTGGGGATTCATCGGTAAGGTCGAGAAGGGAGGCAAGCCTGACCCGAGCGAGTGGAAGTACTACCTCTACAGGCACATTATCTTTGACATCCTCTACAACAACGACCGTGTCATTGAGATCAATGTGCATACCGACCAGAGTGCACTGGTTGACCTGACAGAGGACAAGGAGGTTAATGTGGACTTCCTTTACACTGTCAAGTGGAAGGAGACACCTACACCGTTCGAGAAGAGGATGGAGAAGTATTCCAGCTCCTCCAACATGCCGCATCACTTGGAGGTCCATTGGTTCTCCATTATAAATTCTTGTGTTACGGTCCTTCTCCTCACAGGGTTCTTGGCAACAATCCTCATGCGAGTTCTGAAGAATGATTTTGTTAA GTATGCCCATGATGAGGAAGCAGCTGATGACCAAGAAGAGTCTGGATGGAAGTATATTCATGGTGATGTCTTCCGGTTCCCCAAGAACAAGTCATTGTTTTCGGCTGCTCTTGGCACTGGAACTCAACTGTTTGCTCT AACAACCTTTATATTCCTGCTTGCCCTCGTTGGAGTATTCTACCCTTACAATCGTGGTGCCCTTTTCACCGCATTGGTCGTCATCTACGCACTCACCTCAGGAATTGCTGGTTACATTGCAACCTCTTTCTATTGCCAGCTAGAGGGAATGAACTGG GTGAGGAACTTGCTACTGACAGGATGCCTGTTTTGTGGACCTCTCTTCCTGACATTCTGTTTCTTGAACACTGTTGCCATTGCTTATAGTGCAACAGCAGCATTGCCGTTTGGCACCATCTGTGTCATTGTGCTGATCTGGACCTTAGTCACATTCCCTCTACTAGTTTTGGGAGGCATTGCTGGTAAAAACAGCAAGAGTGAATTCCAAGCTCCTTGCCGTACCACCAAATACCCTAGGGAGATTCCTCCACTTCCCTGGTACCGGACAACAGTTCCGCAGATGGCTATGGCTGGATTTTTGCCTTTCAGTGCTATATATATCGAGCTGTACTACATCTTTGCTAGTGTTTGGGGCCACCGAATTTACACAATCTACAGCATTCtcttcatagtcttcatcatcctactTATTGTCACTGCCTTCATTACTGTTGCGCTGACATACTTCCAGCTTGCTGCTGAAGACCATGAGTGGTGGTGGAG GTCATTCCTATGCGGAGGATCAACTGGATTTTTCGTCTATGGCTACTGTCTGTACTACTACTACGCGCGATCGGATATGTCTGGCTTCATGCAGACCTCATTCTTCTTTGGGTACATGGCGTGCATCTGCTATGCATTCTTCCTGATGCTGGGTATGGTGGGCTTCCGTGCCGCCTTGTTCTTTGTTCGGCACATATACAAGTCGATCAAGTGTGAGTAA
- the LOC119285055 gene encoding anaphase-promoting complex subunit 6-like isoform X2: MLDTKFGFPPSSPAAAPPSRAPATGAAPNLKRRRREGEGDAGADADMREEAVERLRGVVRDSVGKHLYTSAIFLADKVAAATGDPADVYMLAQALFLGRHFRRALHVLNNSRLLRDLRFRFLAAKCLEELKEWHQCLMMLGDAKVDEHGNVLDQDDGSDIYFDKDAEDHEINIKSAICFLRGKAYEALDNRDLARQWYKAAVKVDPLCYEALECLVDNYMLTCEEESELLASLKFGKEDGWLSAFYSCLIRKHEKEYVVEAKFKELERESCSISSSSGQMMKNNIDVLACKAEYYHQSGEYQKCFELTSVLLERDPFHLKCTLVHLAAAMELGHSNDLYLLSCNLVKDYPQKAISWFAVGCYYYCIKKYDQARRYFGKATGLDGTFPPAWFGTGIAYAAQEEGDQAMAAFRTAARLFPGCHLPTLYMGMQYVRMHNFKLAEQFFMQAKSICPSDPLIYNELGVVAYNMKEYQNAVQWFELTLTHTSSSSNEMWEPTMVNLGHALRKLKMILKLP, encoded by the exons ATGTTGGATACAAAATTCGGTTTCCCTCCCTCCTCCCCCGCAGCCGCGCCCCCATCCCGAGCCCCGGCCACAGGCGCAGCGCCGAATCTCAAGCGGAGGAGgcgagagggcgagggcgacgccGGCGCCGACGCGGACATGagagaggaggcggtggagaggctGCGCGGGGTGGTGCGGGACAGCGTCGGGAAACACCTCTACACGTCCGCCATCTTCCTCGCGGACAAGGTGGCCGCGGCCACGGGCGACCCCGCCGACGTCTACATGCTCGCGCAGGCGCTCTTCCTCGGCCGCCACTTCCGCCGCGCGCTCCACGTGCTCAACAACTCCCGCCTCCTCCGCGACCTGCGCTTCCGGTTCCTCGCCGCCAAGTGCCTC GAGGAATTGAAAGAATGGCACCAGTGTCTGATGATGCTTGGTGATGCCAAAGTTGACGAACATGGCAATGTTCTTGATCAGGATGATGGCAGTGACATCTATTTTGATAAGGACGCAGAAGATCACGAGATCAAT ATCAAATCAGCTATATGTTTCTTACGCGGCAAGGCGTATGAAGCACTGGATAATCGTGATCTTGCTCGGCAATG GTACAAGGCAGCAGTTAAAGTTGACCCGTTATGTTATGAG GCTCTCGAATGCCTTGTTGATAACTACATGTTAACGTGCGAGGAAG AATCTGAGTTATTGGCCTCTCTGAAATTCGGGAAAGAAGACGGGTGGCTGTCAGCATTCTACTCATGTTTGATTAGGAAG CATGAAAAAGAATATGTAGTGGAAGCAAAATTCAAGGAACTCGAACGCGAATCTTGCAGTATTTCTTCAAGTTCTGGTCAAATGATGAAAAATAACATCGATGTTTTGGCTTGCAAAGCTGAATACTATCATCAGAGTGGAGAATACCAAAAATGTTTTGAGCTCACATCTGT TTTACTTGAAAGGGATCCATTTCATTTAAAATGCACATTAGTGCATTTGGCTGCTGCTATGGAGCTTGggcattccaatgatctttatctcTTGTCATGCAATTTAGTGAAGGACTATCCTCAAAA AGCTATTTCCTGGTTTGCTGTGGGGTGCTATTACTACTGCATTAAGAAGTATGATCAAGCAAGGAGATACTTTGG CAAAGCTACAGGGTTAGATGGCACATTCCCTCCTGCTTGGTTTGGTACTGGTATTGCTTATGCTGCTCAAGAGGAGGGTGACCAGGCAATGGCTGCATTTAGGACAGCAGCTAGACTATTTCCTGG ATGTCATCTCCCTACTTTATACATGGGTATGCAATACGTGCGGATGCATAATTTCAAACTTGCGGAGCAG TTCTTCATGCAAGCGAAGTCCATTTGTCCATCGGATCCACTTATATATAACGAGCTGGGTGTTGTAGCTTATAATATGAAAGA ATATCAAAATGCAGTTCAGTGGTTTGAGTTAACCCTGACTCATACTTCATCGTCCTCGAATGAAATGTGGGAACCAACAATGGTGAATCTTGGACACGCACTGCGAAAACTGAA GATGATTTTGAAGCTGCCATAA